In the Staphylococcus sp. IVB6240 genome, one interval contains:
- a CDS encoding cysteine desulfurase, translating into MVDVADTQLDVKAIIQDFPILEQKVNGKRLAYLDSTATSQKPKQVIEALDDYYERYNSNVHRGVHTLGSLATDSYEGARETVRQFIHAQYFEEIVFTRGTTASINLVAHSYGDANIQEGDEIVVTEMEHHANIIPWQQLAKRKGATLKFIPMTEDGELTIEAVKETITDKTKIVAVAHVSNVLGTINDVKAIAEVAHVHGAIISVDGAQSAPHMKIDVQELDVDFYSFSGHKMLGPTGIGVLYGKRQHLQNMEPIEFGGDMIDFVGLYESTWTDLPTKFEAGTPLIAQAIGLKAAIEYIEAIGFDAIHAHEQELTQYAYEQMSQIEGIDIYGPAVDKRAGVITFNMDGVHPHDVATALDTEGVAVRAGHHCAQPLMKWLNVSSTARASFHIYNTKEDVDQLIEGLKRTKEFFSYEF; encoded by the coding sequence GTGGTAGACGTGGCTGATACTCAGTTAGATGTAAAAGCAATCATTCAAGACTTTCCCATCTTAGAACAAAAAGTCAATGGTAAGCGCCTTGCATATTTAGACTCAACGGCAACAAGTCAAAAGCCAAAACAAGTGATTGAAGCGCTAGATGATTATTATGAACGTTATAACTCAAACGTTCATCGTGGTGTGCATACACTTGGTTCATTAGCAACAGATAGTTATGAAGGGGCTCGCGAAACGGTTCGTCAATTTATTCATGCACAATATTTTGAAGAAATTGTCTTCACACGAGGAACAACAGCATCTATTAACCTTGTTGCACATAGTTATGGTGATGCAAATATCCAAGAAGGCGATGAGATTGTTGTGACAGAAATGGAACATCATGCAAATATCATTCCATGGCAACAATTGGCAAAACGTAAAGGTGCGACATTGAAGTTTATTCCAATGACTGAAGATGGAGAGCTTACAATAGAAGCAGTTAAAGAGACAATTACGGATAAAACGAAAATCGTTGCAGTTGCCCATGTATCAAATGTTTTAGGTACCATTAATGACGTGAAAGCAATTGCTGAAGTAGCGCATGTACACGGAGCGATTATTTCAGTTGATGGTGCACAATCAGCACCACATATGAAAATAGATGTTCAAGAGCTTGATGTGGATTTCTATAGCTTTAGTGGTCATAAGATGTTAGGTCCTACTGGTATTGGTGTTTTATATGGTAAACGCCAACATTTACAAAATATGGAGCCAATTGAATTTGGTGGCGATATGATTGACTTTGTAGGATTATATGAAAGTACATGGACAGACTTACCGACGAAGTTTGAGGCAGGTACACCATTGATTGCCCAAGCGATTGGTTTGAAAGCGGCTATTGAGTATATTGAAGCAATTGGTTTTGATGCGATTCATGCACATGAACAAGAGCTCACTCAATATGCTTATGAGCAAATGTCTCAAATTGAAGGCATTGATATCTATGGTCCTGCTGTTGATAAGCGTGCAGGTGTAATCACGTTTAATATGGATGGTGTGCATCCACATGACGTAGCAACTGCACTTGATACAGAAGGTGTTGCAGTGCGTGCAGGTCACCATTGTGCACAGCCATTGATGAAATGGTTAAACGTATCATCTACAGCACGTGCAAGCTTCCATATTTACAACACGAAAGAAGATGTCGATCAACTTATCGAAGGATTAAAGAGAACGAAGGAGTTTTTCTCATATGAATTTTAA
- the sufU gene encoding Fe-S cluster assembly sulfur transfer protein SufU, whose translation MNFNNLDQLYRSVIMDHYKNPRNKGVIEDGTMTVDMNNPTCGDRIHLTFDIVDGMVHDAKFEGEGCSISMSSASMMTEAIKGHSLKEAMEMSQEFTKMMLGEDYTITEDMGDIEALQGVSQFPARIKCATLAWKALEKGTVEKEGKGTTEDE comes from the coding sequence ATGAATTTTAATAACTTAGATCAATTGTATCGTTCTGTCATTATGGATCACTACAAAAACCCTCGTAATAAGGGTGTGATAGAAGATGGCACGATGACAGTTGATATGAATAACCCGACGTGTGGTGATCGAATCCACTTAACTTTTGATATTGTAGATGGCATGGTACATGATGCTAAGTTCGAAGGTGAAGGTTGTTCTATCTCTATGTCAAGTGCGTCTATGATGACAGAAGCAATTAAGGGACACAGTCTTAAAGAAGCAATGGAGATGAGCCAAGAGTTCACGAAAATGATGCTTGGTGAAGATTACACTATCACTGAAGATATGGGAGATATTGAAGCATTACAAGGTGTTTCTCAATTCCCAGCACGTATTAAGTGTGCAACACTAGCGTGGAAAGCATTAGAAAAAGGAACAGTTGAAAAAGAAGGTAAGGGCACAACAGAAGACGAGTAA
- the sufB gene encoding Fe-S cluster assembly protein SufB — MAKKAPDVGDYKYGFHDEDVSIFRSERGLTENIVREISNMKGEPEWMLNFRLKALKLFYKMPMPQWGGDLSELDFDDITYYVKPSERSERSWDEVPEEIKRTFDKLGIPEAEQKYLAGVSAQYESEVVYHNMEKELEEQGIVFKDTDTALRENEELFKEYFASVIPAGDNKFAALNSAVWSGGSFIYVPKNVKVDTPLQAYFRINSENMGQFERTLIIADEGASVNYVEGCTAPVYTTNSLHSAVVEIIVHKDAHVRYTTIQNWANNVYNLVTKRTLVHANGNMEWVDGNMGSKLTMKYPACVLVGEGAKGSTLSIAFAGKGQVQDAGAKMIHKAPNTSSTIVSKSISKDGGKVVYRGIVHFGRKAKGARSNIECDTLILDNESTSDTIPYNEIFNDNISLEHEAKVSKVSEEQLFYLMSRGISEEEATEMIVMGFIEPFTKELPMEYAVEMNRLIKFEMEGSIG, encoded by the coding sequence ATGGCTAAAAAAGCACCTGATGTGGGCGATTACAAATATGGCTTCCATGATGAAGACGTATCGATTTTTAGATCAGAACGTGGCTTAACAGAAAACATTGTACGTGAAATCTCAAATATGAAAGGTGAACCGGAATGGATGTTAAATTTCCGTCTTAAAGCCTTAAAATTATTCTACAAGATGCCAATGCCACAATGGGGCGGCGACTTGTCTGAATTAGATTTTGATGATATCACTTACTACGTTAAACCATCTGAGCGTTCTGAGCGTTCATGGGATGAAGTTCCTGAAGAAATCAAACGAACTTTTGATAAATTAGGTATTCCTGAAGCGGAACAAAAATATTTAGCAGGTGTATCTGCGCAATATGAATCGGAAGTCGTATATCACAACATGGAAAAAGAACTTGAAGAACAAGGGATTGTCTTCAAAGATACGGATACAGCATTAAGAGAAAACGAAGAGCTATTTAAAGAGTACTTTGCATCTGTTATTCCAGCAGGCGACAACAAGTTTGCGGCATTGAACTCAGCAGTTTGGTCTGGTGGTTCATTCATCTACGTACCAAAAAACGTAAAAGTAGATACGCCGTTACAAGCTTACTTCCGTATTAACTCTGAAAACATGGGTCAATTCGAACGTACATTAATTATTGCGGATGAAGGCGCATCAGTAAACTACGTTGAAGGTTGTACAGCGCCTGTGTACACAACAAACTCATTACACTCAGCAGTTGTTGAAATTATTGTACACAAAGATGCACACGTTCGTTACACAACAATTCAAAACTGGGCAAACAACGTATATAACCTTGTAACAAAACGTACACTTGTTCATGCAAATGGTAACATGGAATGGGTAGACGGTAACATGGGTTCTAAACTGACTATGAAATACCCAGCATGTGTTCTTGTAGGTGAAGGTGCGAAAGGTAGCACATTATCTATCGCATTTGCCGGTAAAGGACAAGTTCAAGATGCGGGTGCTAAAATGATTCATAAAGCACCAAACACATCTTCAACAATCGTATCAAAATCAATTTCAAAAGATGGCGGTAAAGTTGTATACCGTGGTATCGTTCACTTTGGACGTAAAGCCAAAGGTGCACGTTCAAACATCGAATGTGATACGTTAATTCTAGATAATGAATCAACATCAGATACAATTCCATACAACGAAATCTTCAATGACAATATCTCTTTAGAACACGAAGCAAAAGTTTCTAAAGTATCAGAAGAACAACTCTTCTACTTAATGTCACGTGGTATTTCTGAAGAAGAAGCGACAGAAATGATCGTAATGGGCTTCATTGAGCCATTCACTAAAGAATTACCAATGGAATATGCTGTTGAAATGAACCGTCTCATCAAATTCGAGATGGAAGGATCAATCGGATAG
- a CDS encoding MFS transporter has translation MMINKNYTLLFLASCVSTLGASMTYIALYWYYFEQTTVTSLTLLTTATFLAGFVFNLFLTPICDKYDPKLLMRTTMLIRCIILLFVGVAMYFFDISIYYMVAMMILLVALESVYDPSSIKIITRIVKEDDYVTANSWISILDRMGFLIGMLLGGIIITLIDIEMILFIEAISFFVGFILLYFVQETYKVNEQETDE, from the coding sequence ATGATGATTAATAAAAACTATACACTATTGTTTTTAGCATCTTGTGTCTCGACATTAGGGGCGTCGATGACATATATTGCGTTATATTGGTATTATTTTGAGCAAACAACAGTCACTTCGCTGACGTTATTAACGACGGCAACGTTTTTGGCAGGATTTGTATTTAATTTATTTTTAACGCCCATTTGCGATAAATACGATCCAAAATTATTGATGCGAACAACAATGCTGATTCGCTGTATTATATTGCTTTTTGTAGGGGTGGCAATGTATTTTTTCGACATCAGTATTTATTATATGGTGGCGATGATGATTTTGTTAGTTGCATTGGAATCTGTTTATGACCCATCATCAATAAAAATAATTACAAGAATTGTTAAAGAAGACGACTATGTGACTGCTAATTCTTGGATCTCGATACTCGATCGTATGGGTTTTTTAATAGGGATGCTATTAGGTGGTATCATTATTACACTGATCGATATTGAAATGATTCTATTTATTGAAGCGATTTCGTTTTTTGTTGGTTTTATCTTACTTTACTTTGTTCAAGAGACATATAAGGTAAATGAACAAGAAACAGATGAATAG
- a CDS encoding GNAT family N-acetyltransferase codes for MIRPCTLEDLKALQAISCQAFDETFGPYNKKEHMDQHLATAYTDEKLTKELQNPNSYFYFIYAKNELAGYLKLNAFDAQTEPFDEQHFEIERIYLLNAFQKQGLGAKLYEKAVEVAQSLNCRYIWLGVWEKNENAIAFYKKNGFEKIGAHTFYMGDDPQTDYIMKTEL; via the coding sequence GTGATTAGACCATGTACATTAGAAGATTTGAAAGCATTGCAGGCGATTTCTTGCCAGGCGTTTGATGAAACATTCGGTCCATACAATAAAAAAGAACATATGGATCAACATTTAGCCACTGCGTATACAGATGAGAAGTTAACAAAGGAACTTCAGAATCCAAATTCATATTTTTATTTTATTTATGCAAAAAATGAACTTGCGGGATATTTGAAGTTGAATGCATTTGATGCGCAAACGGAACCTTTTGATGAACAACATTTTGAAATTGAACGTATCTATCTTTTGAATGCATTTCAAAAGCAGGGCCTTGGGGCAAAATTATATGAGAAAGCTGTGGAAGTTGCACAATCATTGAATTGTCGATACATATGGCTTGGTGTATGGGAAAAGAATGAGAATGCGATTGCCTTTTATAAGAAGAATGGTTTTGAAAAAATTGGTGCACATACATTTTATATGGGAGATGATCCGCAAACGGACTATATTATGAAAACAGAACTGTAG
- a CDS encoding FMN-binding negative transcriptional regulator, with translation MYIPKYYQMHDYEEMKAFMVQYPFITMVTVSEGRPIASHIPVMVEEREEVLYLVGHLAKGNTQVQTLTDNDQVLAIFHGPHDYVSSSWYETEDVPTWDYQSIHAYGSSRIQSYDELAEALEKLLDHYEGHRENGATWGQLSEQTKKQIHGIEGFEIKVTEIEAAYKLSQTRSENDKNNIAKHLKQTGNDSPSKLAEEIKKYGL, from the coding sequence ATGTATATTCCAAAATATTATCAAATGCACGATTATGAAGAAATGAAGGCATTTATGGTTCAATATCCATTTATTACAATGGTGACAGTTTCTGAAGGGAGACCAATTGCATCGCATATTCCAGTGATGGTGGAAGAACGCGAAGAAGTATTGTATTTAGTAGGGCATCTGGCTAAGGGCAATACGCAAGTTCAGACATTAACTGACAATGATCAAGTACTCGCAATTTTCCATGGTCCTCATGATTATGTGTCATCTTCGTGGTATGAAACAGAGGATGTACCCACATGGGATTATCAAAGTATTCATGCTTATGGTTCGAGTCGTATACAATCTTATGATGAACTGGCTGAGGCGTTAGAAAAATTACTCGATCATTATGAAGGACATCGTGAAAATGGCGCGACTTGGGGTCAGTTGTCGGAACAGACGAAAAAGCAGATACATGGTATTGAAGGATTTGAGATAAAGGTAACAGAAATTGAAGCTGCTTATAAGTTGAGTCAAACGCGTAGTGAAAATGACAAAAACAACATTGCGAAACATTTGAAACAGACGGGAAATGATTCTCCATCGAAACTTGCAGAAGAAATCAAAAAATATGGTCTGTAA
- a CDS encoding CNNM domain-containing protein, protein MIIAIILLIFVSFFFSGSETALTAANKVKLKAEADNGNTKAAKLLKLLEKPSEFITTILIGNNIANILLPTLVTILAVDMGVNVGLASAILTVIIIMFAEVIPKSIAATFADQIARLVFPIIRFFVVIFKPITMILNAITDGLTRFLSRGREVEKMSKEEVRTMVAIAGTEGAFNEMERNRIQGVMDFDRLKIDDVSNTPRVNVTSLSVEDTYDEVYDIVMNHPYTRYPVYEGDIDNVVGVFHSKYLLAWSKAPDNKVMDYSSEPLFVYEHNRAEWVLRKMTITRKHMAIVLDEYGGTDAIVTHEDLIEEMLGMEIEDELDRVEQEKLNRVR, encoded by the coding sequence GTGATCATTGCGATCATTTTATTAATCTTTGTATCATTTTTCTTTTCAGGCAGTGAAACAGCACTGACTGCGGCGAACAAAGTTAAATTAAAAGCAGAGGCAGACAATGGCAATACAAAAGCTGCCAAGTTATTAAAATTATTAGAAAAACCAAGTGAGTTTATTACGACAATTCTCATTGGGAATAATATCGCAAACATTTTATTACCAACGCTTGTGACAATACTTGCTGTGGATATGGGTGTCAATGTTGGGTTAGCATCTGCCATCTTAACGGTCATCATTATTATGTTTGCTGAGGTCATTCCTAAGTCAATTGCTGCTACGTTCGCAGATCAAATTGCACGCCTCGTTTTCCCGATTATTCGCTTTTTCGTGGTGATTTTCAAACCAATCACAATGATATTAAATGCGATAACAGATGGGCTGACACGATTCCTTTCAAGAGGACGAGAAGTGGAAAAAATGTCGAAAGAGGAAGTACGTACAATGGTTGCGATTGCGGGAACAGAGGGTGCTTTCAATGAAATGGAACGCAATCGTATTCAAGGCGTGATGGATTTTGATCGGCTTAAAATTGATGATGTAAGCAACACACCACGTGTTAATGTGACGTCTTTATCGGTAGAAGATACATATGATGAAGTGTATGATATCGTCATGAATCATCCTTATACACGGTACCCGGTATATGAAGGGGATATCGATAATGTGGTGGGTGTCTTCCACTCAAAGTATTTATTAGCTTGGAGTAAAGCACCGGATAACAAAGTAATGGATTATAGTTCTGAACCACTCTTTGTTTACGAGCATAACCGAGCAGAATGGGTGCTTCGTAAAATGACGATTACACGAAAACATATGGCGATTGTCCTGGATGAATACGGTGGAACAGATGCTATCGTAACTCATGAAGATTTGATAGAAGAAATGTTAGGTATGGAAATCGAGGATGAGTTGGATCGTGTGGAACAAGAAAAATTGAATCGCGTTCGATAA
- a CDS encoding nitronate monooxygenase — MMWYQTAITEQCGIQFPIIQAGMAGSTTPELVANVSEAGGLGTIGAGYMTPEKLEQEILEVKQLTSKPFAVNLFVPEAFTYTDEAVNTMNDHLQSYREALSLETPTAGKHDSEVFQQVIDVVIKHQVAVCTFTFGVPTVDIVSKLHEAGVIVVGSATTVAEAQEVERVGMDAVVAQGSEAGGHRAAFQQDGATSLVGTMALIPQMVDHVSIPVIAAGGIMDGRGWIASHMLGAVGVQLGTAFLTTRESASQPVHREAILNSTETDTVVTKVLSGKAARGIRNALIDDLESVPDKVLPYPIQNDLTKQLRATAAKENNAQWTHIWSGQGGRLARDTDAQTLIKSLLTEAQEQIDRLN; from the coding sequence ATGATGTGGTATCAAACAGCGATTACTGAACAGTGTGGTATTCAATTTCCAATTATTCAAGCAGGGATGGCAGGATCAACGACGCCAGAACTAGTGGCGAATGTATCAGAAGCAGGAGGTCTTGGTACGATTGGTGCGGGTTATATGACACCCGAAAAATTGGAGCAAGAAATTTTAGAAGTGAAACAGTTAACTTCTAAGCCATTTGCGGTAAATTTATTTGTTCCAGAGGCTTTTACATATACGGATGAAGCGGTCAATACGATGAATGACCACTTACAATCATATCGTGAGGCTTTATCGTTAGAAACACCAACAGCAGGGAAGCATGATTCTGAGGTATTTCAACAAGTAATTGATGTGGTGATAAAACACCAGGTAGCAGTGTGTACATTCACATTTGGTGTACCAACGGTGGATATCGTATCAAAACTTCATGAAGCAGGTGTTATCGTTGTAGGAAGTGCGACGACGGTTGCAGAAGCACAAGAAGTAGAACGTGTTGGAATGGATGCAGTTGTTGCACAAGGAAGTGAAGCGGGAGGCCATCGTGCTGCCTTTCAACAAGATGGTGCGACTTCACTCGTTGGGACAATGGCGCTCATTCCACAAATGGTAGACCATGTAAGTATTCCCGTGATAGCAGCCGGTGGTATTATGGATGGTCGTGGATGGATAGCGAGTCATATGTTAGGCGCTGTAGGTGTTCAACTAGGGACAGCATTTTTAACAACGCGAGAAAGTGCCTCGCAACCAGTACATAGAGAGGCAATATTAAATAGCACTGAAACAGACACAGTCGTAACGAAAGTCTTAAGTGGTAAAGCAGCAAGAGGGATTCGTAACGCATTGATTGACGACTTAGAAAGTGTACCTGATAAAGTGTTACCTTATCCAATTCAAAATGATTTAACGAAACAATTACGTGCCACTGCAGCTAAAGAAAATAATGCACAATGGACGCATATATGGAGTGGACAAGGTGGGCGTCTTGCAAGAGATACGGATGCTCAAACACTGATAAAGTCATTATTAACAGAAGCGCAAGAACAAATAGACAGGCTCAACTAA
- a CDS encoding DUF72 domain-containing protein, whose translation MIEIGLTGWGDHDSLYEDMQRKSDKLKTYASHFPIVELDASYYAIQPERNIVKWIKETPERFKFVVKIHQALTLHADYHDYVDSIDTLFEEFRQMLQPLIASDKLAMVLVQFPPWFDCTTKNINYIRYVRAQLKQLPVCIEFRHRSWFEDDMKEHTLSFLTEHELIHAVCDEPQVGEGCVPFVNRITHATGLVRMHGRNVHGWTKKDMTDQEWRDVRYLYQYNDEELQKLANQIQILDQKAEKIYVVFNNNSGGHAAQNAKTFQRFLGIDYEGLAPQQLKLF comes from the coding sequence ATGATAGAGATTGGTCTAACAGGGTGGGGTGATCACGATAGCTTGTATGAAGACATGCAGAGAAAATCTGATAAGCTCAAAACATATGCGAGTCACTTTCCTATTGTAGAGTTGGATGCTTCATATTATGCGATTCAGCCAGAGCGAAACATCGTCAAATGGATCAAAGAAACCCCGGAACGTTTTAAATTTGTTGTTAAAATTCATCAAGCATTGACGTTACATGCAGACTATCATGATTATGTAGACTCGATAGATACACTGTTTGAGGAATTTCGACAAATGTTACAACCATTGATTGCATCAGATAAACTGGCAATGGTATTAGTTCAATTCCCACCATGGTTTGATTGTACAACGAAAAATATTAATTATATTCGTTATGTACGCGCACAACTTAAACAACTTCCTGTTTGTATTGAGTTCCGCCATCGTTCATGGTTTGAGGATGATATGAAAGAACATACACTTTCGTTTTTAACAGAACATGAACTGATTCATGCAGTCTGTGATGAGCCACAAGTTGGAGAAGGCTGCGTCCCTTTTGTCAACCGCATCACACACGCAACTGGTCTTGTTCGCATGCACGGTCGGAATGTACATGGTTGGACTAAAAAAGATATGACCGACCAAGAATGGCGAGATGTCCGCTATTTATATCAATACAATGATGAGGAATTGCAAAAGCTGGCTAATCAGATTCAAATTCTCGATCAAAAAGCTGAGAAAATTTATGTTGTGTTTAACAATAATTCAGGTGGCCATGCAGCTCAAAATGCCAAAACATTTCAACGCTTTCTTGGGATTGATTATGAGGGTTTGGCGCCACAACAGTTAAAGTTATTTTAA
- a CDS encoding sulfite exporter TauE/SafE family protein: MIMSIIILLLVGFLSAVIGSIVGIGGGIIIVPTLIYFGVTLDVLQGITPQTAIGTSSIILIVTGLSSSLGYLKQKQVDVKNGMIFLIGIIPGALIGAYLSQYLTLHSFNRYFGIFLIFVSILLMIRHKIPPIQAFQQERYMKSFTDAHGETYRYGVVPSVAIILSFLIGMTSGLFGIGGGALMTPLMLLVFRFPPHVAVGTSMMMIFFSSITGSVGHIVLGHVVWGYSLILIIASWFGARLGVRINRSVKSDTVVLILRMVMLILGVYLITRSFFS; encoded by the coding sequence ATGATCATGAGTATCATCATTTTATTATTAGTTGGCTTTTTATCTGCCGTTATTGGCTCTATTGTGGGTATTGGTGGCGGTATTATTATTGTGCCAACATTGATTTATTTTGGTGTGACACTTGATGTTTTACAAGGAATCACACCCCAGACTGCGATAGGGACATCCTCAATTATTTTAATTGTAACGGGTTTGTCATCAAGTCTCGGTTATTTAAAACAAAAACAAGTAGATGTTAAGAATGGCATGATATTCTTAATAGGGATTATTCCTGGTGCATTAATTGGCGCATACCTAAGCCAGTACTTAACATTGCATTCTTTTAACCGTTATTTCGGTATCTTCCTAATCTTTGTTTCTATATTATTAATGATTCGACATAAAATTCCTCCGATTCAAGCCTTTCAACAAGAACGTTATATGAAGTCATTTACAGATGCGCATGGTGAGACATACCGCTATGGTGTCGTGCCGTCTGTTGCGATTATTTTATCATTTTTAATTGGTATGACTTCTGGTCTCTTTGGTATCGGGGGTGGTGCACTGATGACACCGCTGATGTTACTTGTATTTCGTTTTCCACCACATGTCGCAGTTGGTACAAGTATGATGATGATTTTCTTCTCAAGTATTACAGGTTCTGTCGGGCATATCGTACTCGGACATGTTGTCTGGGGATATAGTCTGATTCTTATCATCGCAAGCTGGTTCGGTGCCAGATTAGGTGTTAGAATCAATCGTTCGGTCAAATCTGATACCGTTGTACTGATATTACGCATGGTAATGCTTATACTGGGTGTCTACTTAATAACAAGATCATTTTTTAGTTAA
- a CDS encoding bifunctional UDP-sugar hydrolase/5'-nucleotidase, which produces MRVTLYHTNDIHSHLDAYARISAYMAKHRPNLNHPSLYLDIGDHVDLSLPVTEGTMGKRNVQLLNDANCDIATIGNNEGMTISHDALNTLYDDANFTVTCANVFDEAGQLPNNFVESYIKEIEGVRFLFIGITAAFTPFYRALDWLVTDPLAAIQHVVRQQKGAYDVLVVMSHAGIFFDQELCKVLPEVDVILGSHTHHHFLEGEMSNGVLMAAAGKYGHYLGEVTLDIENGQVIHKQATLHPLETLHEVTVDFDKEGRSLLNTPVVSKPMTLQRETNFITQATYQLAESVHEYIGADCTIINAGLMVKGYENKILTEYDIHQMLPHPINTVRAKVTGRVLKEVLLTAREQTYMYEHAQGLGFRGDIFGGYILYNAGYIESSNRYFVNGKEIKDDKVYQLGTIDMYTFGRYFPMLKGQPIDYLLPAFLRDIFKSYIDAD; this is translated from the coding sequence ATGCGTGTCACATTGTATCATACGAATGATATACATAGTCATCTCGATGCATATGCGCGAATTTCTGCGTATATGGCGAAGCATCGTCCAAACTTGAATCATCCCTCTCTCTATTTAGATATTGGAGATCATGTTGATTTATCGTTACCGGTGACGGAAGGAACGATGGGTAAGCGAAATGTTCAGTTACTCAATGATGCGAATTGTGATATCGCAACAATTGGTAATAATGAAGGGATGACAATATCGCATGACGCATTGAATACATTATATGATGATGCGAACTTTACAGTGACGTGTGCAAATGTATTTGATGAAGCGGGTCAGTTACCAAATAACTTTGTAGAATCTTATATAAAAGAGATTGAAGGTGTACGTTTCTTATTTATAGGTATAACAGCTGCTTTCACACCATTCTATCGTGCGTTAGACTGGCTTGTTACGGATCCATTAGCTGCAATTCAACACGTGGTTCGTCAACAAAAAGGGGCATATGATGTCTTGGTTGTTATGAGTCACGCAGGCATCTTCTTTGATCAGGAGCTTTGTAAAGTATTGCCAGAAGTTGATGTCATACTTGGTTCTCATACACATCACCATTTCTTAGAAGGCGAGATGTCTAACGGTGTGCTGATGGCAGCAGCAGGTAAATATGGTCATTATTTAGGAGAAGTGACACTGGATATTGAAAATGGACAAGTTATCCATAAGCAGGCTACATTACATCCATTAGAAACGCTACATGAAGTAACAGTGGACTTTGATAAAGAAGGCCGTTCTTTATTGAATACACCTGTTGTTTCAAAACCAATGACTTTGCAAAGAGAAACAAACTTTATTACGCAGGCGACATATCAACTGGCTGAAAGTGTTCATGAATATATTGGTGCAGACTGTACGATTATTAATGCAGGATTAATGGTCAAAGGATATGAAAATAAAATATTAACAGAATACGACATTCATCAAATGCTACCTCACCCAATTAATACAGTTCGAGCTAAAGTAACAGGACGCGTACTTAAAGAAGTACTGCTGACTGCGCGTGAACAAACGTATATGTATGAACATGCACAAGGATTAGGTTTTCGAGGAGATATTTTTGGAGGCTATATTTTATATAATGCAGGATATATCGAATCAAGCAATCGATATTTTGTAAATGGTAAAGAGATTAAAGACGATAAAGTCTATCAACTAGGAACGATTGATATGTATACTTTTGGACGTTATTTCCCAATGCTTAAAGGGCAACCGATTGATTATCTGTTACCAGCATTTTTACGTGATATTTTTAAATCATATATAGATGCTGACTAA